The following are from one region of the Bradyrhizobium septentrionale genome:
- a CDS encoding ABC transporter permease gives MLDRAPQETNDQSAEATRPVAFRGAGFTPGGSRYAGWIALALVIAVWQLAGSAGLVNPLFLPAPSAIAVAITKLAMSGALWQHLSWSIMRIGTGWILGTVAGVVVGFAIGLSTMARGVGITFISALFPIPKIALLPLLILWLGIGEEPKIATIALGVFFSTAISVYSGVDAVPRNLIRMAQSFNVPFHAIVRRVIWPGALPSILAGFRITASVALLLVVSAEMIGAQYGIGAFVLQAGNLMQTDQLLAGVVILSLFGLAVGKLINWLETRLLHWR, from the coding sequence ATGCTTGACCGCGCGCCGCAGGAGACGAACGACCAGTCGGCGGAAGCAACGCGGCCGGTCGCATTCCGCGGCGCCGGCTTTACCCCCGGCGGCAGCCGCTATGCCGGCTGGATCGCGCTCGCGCTTGTCATTGCGGTGTGGCAGCTCGCGGGCAGCGCAGGATTGGTCAATCCGCTGTTCCTGCCGGCGCCGTCGGCGATCGCGGTTGCGATCACCAAGCTCGCGATGTCGGGCGCGCTGTGGCAGCACCTCTCGTGGTCGATCATGCGGATCGGCACCGGCTGGATCCTCGGCACAGTTGCCGGCGTTGTCGTCGGCTTTGCGATCGGGCTGTCGACCATGGCGCGCGGCGTCGGCATCACCTTCATCTCGGCGTTGTTCCCGATTCCGAAGATCGCGCTGCTGCCGCTCCTGATCCTGTGGCTCGGGATCGGCGAGGAGCCGAAGATCGCGACCATTGCGCTCGGTGTGTTCTTCTCGACCGCGATCTCGGTCTATAGCGGCGTCGATGCGGTGCCGCGCAATCTGATCCGGATGGCGCAAAGCTTCAACGTGCCGTTCCACGCCATCGTGCGCCGCGTGATCTGGCCGGGCGCGCTGCCCTCGATCCTCGCCGGCTTCCGCATCACCGCATCGGTTGCGCTGTTGCTCGTCGTCAGCGCCGAGATGATCGGTGCGCAATACGGCATCGGCGCCTTCGTGCTGCAGGCCGGCAATCTGATGCAGACCGATCAGCTGCTCGCCGGCGTCGTGATCCTGTCGCTCTTCGGGCTCGCGGTCGGGAAGCTGATCAACTGGCTGGAGACGCGGCTGCTGCACTGGCGGTGA
- a CDS encoding aspartate/glutamate racemase family protein yields MTATIATAAQAVAASGTEIVAVTSSMGPASIEGFYDEAFAVPGLIEALLKTPDAAAGIIGCFDDTGLDAARSAARYPVVGICEAALVTAGQIAKRIGIVTTLPRSIVPLEELVRRYGFADRAVVTACDVAVLDLEKPGSGARPKLQAEIARALEKGADAIVLGCAGMADLAHELSVQFGVPVVDGVAAAVKQAEALAGLKLTTSRRGAYASPAAKKYIGLLEGFALAPKE; encoded by the coding sequence ATGACCGCGACCATCGCCACCGCCGCGCAGGCGGTTGCCGCATCCGGCACCGAGATCGTGGCGGTCACCTCGTCGATGGGGCCGGCCTCGATCGAGGGCTTCTACGACGAGGCGTTTGCCGTTCCCGGCCTGATCGAGGCGCTGTTGAAGACGCCCGATGCGGCCGCCGGCATCATCGGCTGCTTCGACGACACCGGGCTCGATGCCGCGCGGTCGGCAGCGCGCTACCCGGTGGTCGGCATCTGCGAAGCGGCGCTGGTCACGGCCGGACAGATCGCTAAACGCATCGGCATCGTCACCACGCTGCCGCGCTCGATCGTGCCGCTGGAAGAGCTGGTCCGCCGCTACGGCTTTGCTGACCGCGCCGTGGTCACTGCCTGCGACGTCGCAGTGCTCGATCTCGAGAAGCCGGGCTCGGGCGCCAGGCCAAAGCTGCAGGCGGAGATTGCGCGGGCGCTGGAGAAGGGGGCCGACGCCATCGTGCTCGGCTGTGCGGGCATGGCCGATCTTGCGCATGAGCTGTCGGTGCAATTCGGCGTTCCCGTGGTCGATGGCGTCGCCGCCGCCGTGAAGCAGGCGGAAGCGCTCGCCGGTCTCAAGCTCACGACGTCACGCCGAGGCGCTTACGCTTCGCCGGCGGCGAAAAAGTACATCGGATTGCTCGAAGGATTCGCGCTAGCTCCAAAGGAGTGA
- a CDS encoding enoyl-CoA hydratase-related protein: MSASPVLWSLDARGVATVTLNRPEVNNAYDGALIAGVLAAIDDLSTKPVRVVVLKGNGKHFQAGADLKWINGVRPKSSEENEVASRATFEAVQRLNTLPVPTVALVQGGCFGGGTGVISACDVVIAADNALFSITEVRWGLTAAIIIPQLCDAIGVRQVRRYALTGERFGAEDARRIGLVHEVVPLADLESAGAKVVEQLLGNAPDAMAETKKLAMESSFGGMAVDDEAYKRLVHLHSAKRQTAEAAEGLASFAEKRAGRWGGGTA, translated from the coding sequence ATGTCGGCCAGCCCAGTCCTGTGGAGCCTCGATGCGCGCGGGGTCGCGACCGTCACGCTGAATCGCCCCGAGGTCAACAATGCCTATGACGGCGCGCTGATTGCGGGCGTGCTGGCCGCGATCGACGATCTCTCGACCAAGCCGGTGCGCGTCGTGGTGCTCAAGGGCAACGGCAAGCATTTCCAGGCCGGTGCCGACCTGAAATGGATCAACGGCGTGCGGCCGAAATCATCAGAGGAGAACGAGGTAGCGTCGCGCGCCACGTTCGAGGCGGTGCAGCGCCTCAACACGCTGCCGGTCCCGACCGTCGCGCTGGTGCAGGGCGGCTGCTTCGGCGGCGGCACCGGCGTGATCTCGGCCTGCGATGTGGTGATTGCGGCGGATAACGCGCTGTTCTCGATCACCGAGGTGCGCTGGGGCCTGACCGCGGCGATCATCATCCCGCAGCTGTGCGACGCCATCGGCGTCCGACAGGTGCGGCGCTATGCGCTGACCGGCGAACGTTTCGGCGCCGAGGATGCGCGCCGCATCGGCCTCGTGCATGAAGTGGTGCCGCTCGCCGATCTCGAAAGCGCCGGCGCCAAGGTCGTGGAGCAGCTGCTCGGCAACGCACCGGATGCGATGGCCGAGACGAAGAAGCTCGCGATGGAAAGCTCGTTCGGCGGCATGGCGGTGGACGACGAGGCCTACAAGCGTCTCGTCCATCTGCATTCGGCCAAGCGGCAGACCGCCGAAGCGGCCGAAGGGCTCGCGTCCTTCGCCGAGAAGCGCGCCGGCCGCTGGGGTGGCGGCACGGCGTAA
- a CDS encoding SDR family oxidoreductase, with translation MHVKDKVCVVTGGASGIGEAVARAYAEAGARGVVVADLKTSRDRLASVAGDIDGLAVTADVGLEEDIRALIAAAEDKYGPVDVFFSNAGLSRKGQEGASDADWDVSWRVHVMSHVFAARVLVPGMLARGSGYLINTASAAGLLASLNSMPYGVTKSAAVALAEHLAIQYGDRGIRVSVLCPQSVQTGMTTPGPSAARVDGVLQAPEVARMVIEAMAEERFLILSHPQVQEYMQRKATNRERWLAGMRRLRDRIYGGAVP, from the coding sequence ATGCACGTCAAGGACAAGGTCTGCGTCGTCACCGGCGGCGCGAGCGGGATCGGCGAAGCGGTGGCGCGCGCCTATGCGGAGGCCGGCGCCCGCGGCGTCGTGGTCGCCGATCTCAAGACCTCGCGCGACCGGCTCGCCAGCGTCGCCGGCGATATCGACGGGCTTGCGGTCACCGCCGATGTCGGGCTCGAGGAGGACATCAGGGCGCTGATCGCCGCGGCCGAGGACAAATATGGCCCGGTCGACGTGTTCTTCTCCAATGCCGGATTGTCGCGCAAGGGACAGGAAGGCGCGTCCGATGCCGACTGGGATGTGAGCTGGCGGGTGCATGTGATGAGTCACGTGTTCGCGGCGCGTGTGCTGGTGCCCGGCATGCTGGCACGCGGCTCCGGCTATCTCATCAACACCGCATCGGCCGCGGGGCTACTGGCCTCGCTGAACTCGATGCCTTACGGCGTGACCAAGAGCGCCGCGGTCGCGCTCGCCGAACATCTCGCCATCCAGTATGGCGATCGCGGCATCCGCGTCTCCGTGCTCTGTCCGCAATCGGTGCAAACCGGCATGACGACGCCGGGTCCGAGCGCGGCGCGCGTCGACGGCGTGCTGCAGGCACCAGAGGTGGCGCGGATGGTGATCGAGGCGATGGCCGAGGAGCGCTTCCTGATTCTCTCGCATCCGCAGGTGCAGGAATACATGCAGCGCAAGGCCACCAATCGCGAGCGCTGGCTCGCCGGCATGCGCCGCCTGCGCGACCGGATCTATGGCGGTGCGGTGCCTTAG
- a CDS encoding ABC transporter ATP-binding protein, with protein MDLIADHISHRFGALDVLDDVSFQVSAGEIVAIVGPSGCGKSTLLSILGGLLRPAAGAAELRGAPPAGSLNPLTFVFQDFALLPWNTVEENVAFPLLHTPLGAGERRAVIDDALRRTGLSDFRATYPKQLSGGMRQRVGIARALAVRPAILLMDEPLSALDSQTRELLMEDFVGLLADGAMGAVYVTHNLEEAVRLADRVVVLSRRPGRVREIVTIPMTRAERGAPDARGPLAALQGELWSLIRKEAIDAEREVQHA; from the coding sequence ATGGACCTGATCGCCGACCATATCAGCCATCGCTTCGGCGCGCTCGACGTGCTCGACGATGTCTCCTTCCAGGTCTCGGCCGGCGAGATCGTCGCGATCGTGGGTCCCTCCGGCTGCGGCAAGAGCACGCTGCTGTCGATCCTCGGCGGCCTGCTGCGGCCAGCCGCGGGCGCCGCCGAGCTGCGCGGCGCGCCGCCGGCCGGCAGCCTCAATCCGCTGACCTTCGTGTTCCAGGATTTTGCCTTGCTGCCGTGGAATACGGTCGAGGAGAACGTCGCGTTTCCGCTGTTGCACACGCCCCTCGGCGCCGGCGAGCGCCGCGCCGTGATCGACGATGCGCTGCGCCGCACCGGTCTCTCCGATTTCCGTGCGACCTACCCAAAACAGCTGTCCGGCGGCATGCGTCAGCGCGTCGGCATTGCGCGTGCGCTCGCTGTCCGACCAGCGATCCTGCTGATGGACGAGCCGCTATCGGCGCTGGATTCGCAGACTCGCGAGCTCCTGATGGAGGATTTCGTGGGCCTGCTCGCCGATGGCGCGATGGGCGCGGTGTATGTCACGCATAACCTTGAGGAAGCGGTGCGGCTCGCCGACCGCGTCGTTGTGCTGTCACGCCGCCCCGGCCGCGTCAGGGAGATCGTGACCATTCCGATGACGCGTGCCGAACGCGGTGCGCCGGACGCGCGCGGGCCGCTGGCCGCGCTTCAAGGGGAGCTGTGGTCGCTGATCCGGAAAGAGGCGATCGATGCCGAGCGCGAGGTTCAGCATGCTTGA
- a CDS encoding MarR family winged helix-turn-helix transcriptional regulator, translating into MPNSKPTPVTMDAVYTAPGYLFRRMQQIAVALFIEECKAFDLTPVQYAALVTISTHPGIDATRLSAVIAFDRSTLGNVIERLQAKEFIARKPSPEDKRVKLLYLTRAGAAVLSDIMPSVGRAQARMLQPLKPADRKTLLGLLTQLVDLNNESSRVPLRAEDALEHLGRSG; encoded by the coding sequence ATGCCGAATAGCAAGCCAACGCCCGTCACCATGGACGCGGTCTACACCGCGCCCGGCTATCTGTTCCGACGGATGCAGCAGATCGCGGTCGCGCTGTTCATCGAGGAGTGCAAGGCGTTCGACCTGACGCCGGTGCAATACGCCGCGCTGGTCACGATCTCGACCCATCCCGGCATCGACGCCACCCGGCTCTCCGCGGTGATCGCGTTCGACCGCTCTACGCTCGGCAATGTGATCGAGCGGCTGCAGGCCAAGGAATTCATCGCCCGCAAGCCGTCGCCCGAGGACAAGCGCGTCAAGCTGCTCTATCTCACCAGGGCCGGCGCTGCGGTGCTCAGCGACATCATGCCTTCGGTCGGCAGGGCGCAGGCGCGGATGCTGCAGCCGCTGAAGCCGGCCGATCGCAAGACGCTCCTTGGGCTGCTCACTCAGCTTGTCGACCTCAATAACGAGTCTTCGCGGGTGCCGCTGCGCGCCGAGGACGCGCTCGAACATTTGGGGAGGTCGGGCTGA
- the gtdA gene encoding gentisate 1,2-dioxygenase gives MEAVQKTPEREAFYKKIDGQNLSALWNVMNDLITPEPKSACRPHLWKFDQIRDYMNEAGRLITAKEAERRVLVLENPGLRGQSKITTSLFAGVQMVVPGDIAPAHRHAQSALRFVLEGKGAFTAVDGERTAMAPGDFVITPSMTWHDHSNETSEPMFWLDGLDIPMVQFFDCSFAEGAKEDQQSISKPAGASFARYGHNLLPIDQKRTSKTSPIFNYPYDYTREALEKAKVSDEWDACHGLKLKFSNPETGDFAMPTIGTFIQLLPKGFKTARYRATDATVFAAIEGKGRTRIGDQTFEWGPRDLFVVPSWHWVTHEADADSVLFSFSDRPVQQKLDLFREDRGNA, from the coding sequence ATGGAAGCCGTGCAGAAGACCCCGGAGCGCGAGGCGTTCTACAAGAAGATCGACGGCCAAAACCTCTCGGCACTGTGGAACGTGATGAACGATCTGATCACGCCGGAGCCGAAGAGCGCCTGCCGCCCTCACCTCTGGAAATTCGATCAGATCCGCGACTACATGAACGAGGCCGGCAGACTGATCACGGCCAAGGAAGCCGAGCGCCGCGTGCTGGTGCTGGAAAATCCCGGCCTGCGCGGCCAGTCCAAGATCACGACCTCGCTGTTCGCCGGCGTGCAGATGGTGGTACCGGGCGACATCGCTCCTGCCCATCGCCACGCCCAGTCCGCGCTGCGCTTCGTGCTCGAGGGCAAGGGCGCCTTCACCGCCGTTGACGGCGAACGCACCGCGATGGCGCCGGGCGACTTCGTCATCACGCCATCGATGACCTGGCACGACCATTCCAACGAAACCAGCGAGCCGATGTTCTGGCTCGACGGGCTCGACATTCCGATGGTGCAGTTCTTCGACTGCTCGTTCGCCGAAGGCGCCAAGGAGGATCAGCAGTCGATCTCCAAGCCGGCCGGTGCCAGCTTCGCGCGTTACGGCCACAATCTGCTGCCGATCGATCAGAAACGGACGTCGAAGACTTCGCCGATCTTCAACTACCCCTATGACTACACCCGCGAGGCGCTGGAGAAGGCCAAGGTCAGCGACGAGTGGGACGCCTGCCACGGCCTGAAGCTGAAATTCTCCAACCCCGAGACCGGCGATTTCGCGATGCCGACCATCGGAACCTTCATCCAGCTGCTGCCGAAGGGTTTCAAGACCGCGCGCTATCGTGCGACCGACGCGACCGTGTTCGCCGCGATCGAGGGCAAGGGCCGCACCCGGATTGGCGACCAGACCTTCGAGTGGGGTCCGCGCGACCTGTTCGTGGTGCCGAGCTGGCACTGGGTCACCCACGAGGCCGATGCGGACTCGGTGTTGTTCTCGTTCTCCGACCGCCCGGTGCAGCAGAAGCTCGACCTGTTCCGCGAGGACAGGGGGAATGCGTAA
- the maiA gene encoding maleylacetoacetate isomerase gives MKLHGYFRSSASYRVRIALNLKGLTSEHLPHHLRKGEQCAPAYLAINPQGLVPTLESDAGAILTQSLAIIEWLDETNPNPPLLPKDPLRRAKVRAFAQAIACDTHPVQNLKVLARLRQLGLPEEQVTEWAAWANREGLAACETLIAEEAGPFCFGDQPTLADLCLVPQLANARRFGVDLSAYPRLLKAEAAAKQVKAFADAAPDKQPDAE, from the coding sequence ATGAAGCTGCATGGCTATTTCCGGAGCAGCGCGTCCTATCGGGTGCGGATCGCCCTCAATCTGAAGGGGCTCACTTCAGAGCATCTGCCGCATCATCTGCGCAAGGGCGAGCAATGCGCGCCGGCCTATCTCGCGATCAATCCGCAGGGGCTGGTGCCGACCTTGGAAAGCGACGCCGGCGCGATCCTCACCCAGTCGCTCGCGATCATCGAATGGCTCGACGAGACCAATCCCAATCCGCCGCTATTGCCGAAGGATCCGCTGCGGCGCGCCAAGGTGCGGGCGTTCGCGCAGGCGATCGCCTGCGACACCCACCCGGTGCAAAACTTGAAGGTGCTGGCGCGGCTGCGGCAGCTCGGCCTGCCCGAAGAACAGGTGACGGAGTGGGCGGCCTGGGCCAATCGCGAGGGCTTGGCGGCCTGCGAGACCCTGATCGCGGAGGAGGCGGGACCGTTCTGCTTCGGCGACCAGCCGACGCTGGCCGACCTCTGCCTGGTGCCGCAGCTTGCCAATGCGCGGCGCTTCGGCGTCGATCTCTCAGCCTATCCGCGCCTGCTCAAGGCAGAGGCCGCGGCGAAGCAGGTCAAGGCGTTCGCCGACGCCGCCCCGGACAAACAACCCGATGCCGAATAG
- a CDS encoding FAD-dependent oxidoreductase — protein MRASTIEEPARQVPLYGEYDVVVLGGGPAGIAAAAGAARAGRRTLLIERYGFLGGMGTAAGVTNFCGLHANIFGEMHRVVQGIASDLLARIDRLGGLNAPHLILGKILAQAYDTAAYKIAADDLLAHHKVDILFHALGAGVVMDGARIRALMVETKAGRQAVVASIFIDCSGDGDLAVWAGAPYEVGDNAGGMLYPSMMFRLNGIDPAKAGDAWRTIPALMAEAEAAGTHKFPRKSAIVRPQKSQIEWRVNFTQVTRSDGGAISGIDPDDMTRGEIEGRRQAIEAFAFLRTVHGFENSYIVDLPPQLGIRETRRVIGGYMLSGEDVLGCASFEDSIGVNGWPKEQHVPGDVIFEFPPIPESRGYNELPYRMLVPEGIDNLLVAGRCASMTHEGQSAARVSGACFVMGEAAGTAAALALSGNTIPRDISVEKLQQQLSTHGAFIGRDQAVPEGL, from the coding sequence ATGCGAGCGAGCACGATCGAAGAACCTGCGCGGCAGGTCCCCCTCTATGGCGAATATGACGTGGTGGTGCTCGGCGGCGGACCCGCCGGGATCGCGGCCGCCGCCGGCGCGGCGCGGGCCGGACGGCGGACGCTGCTGATCGAACGCTACGGATTCCTCGGCGGCATGGGCACCGCGGCGGGTGTGACCAACTTCTGCGGACTGCACGCCAACATCTTCGGCGAGATGCACCGGGTGGTGCAGGGCATCGCCTCCGATCTCTTGGCACGGATTGATCGGCTCGGCGGGTTGAACGCGCCGCATCTGATCCTCGGCAAGATCCTTGCGCAGGCGTATGACACCGCGGCCTACAAGATCGCGGCGGACGATCTGCTGGCGCATCACAAGGTCGACATTCTGTTCCACGCACTCGGTGCCGGCGTTGTGATGGACGGCGCGCGGATTCGCGCGCTCATGGTGGAAACCAAGGCCGGCCGGCAGGCAGTCGTGGCCAGCATCTTCATCGACTGTTCCGGCGACGGCGATCTCGCGGTGTGGGCCGGCGCACCCTATGAAGTCGGCGACAACGCAGGCGGCATGCTCTACCCCTCGATGATGTTCCGCCTCAACGGCATCGATCCGGCAAAAGCGGGCGATGCGTGGCGCACCATCCCGGCGCTGATGGCGGAGGCCGAGGCCGCCGGCACGCATAAATTCCCGCGCAAGTCCGCGATCGTGCGGCCGCAGAAATCGCAGATCGAGTGGCGGGTGAATTTCACGCAGGTGACACGAAGCGACGGCGGCGCCATCTCGGGCATCGACCCCGACGATATGACCCGAGGCGAGATCGAGGGCCGCCGCCAGGCGATCGAGGCCTTCGCGTTCCTGCGCACGGTGCACGGCTTCGAGAATTCCTACATCGTCGATCTGCCGCCGCAGCTCGGCATCCGCGAGACGCGGCGCGTGATCGGCGGCTACATGCTGTCAGGCGAGGACGTGCTGGGCTGCGCCTCGTTCGAGGACTCGATCGGCGTCAACGGCTGGCCGAAGGAACAGCACGTGCCGGGTGACGTGATCTTCGAGTTTCCGCCGATCCCGGAGAGCCGCGGCTACAACGAGTTGCCGTATCGCATGCTGGTGCCGGAGGGCATCGACAATCTCCTGGTCGCCGGCCGTTGCGCCTCGATGACTCATGAAGGGCAGTCGGCCGCGCGCGTCTCCGGCGCCTGTTTTGTGATGGGCGAGGCGGCGGGAACCGCGGCGGCGCTGGCGCTGTCGGGCAACACGATTCCGCGCGACATTTCCGTCGAAAAGTTGCAACAACAGCTCAGCACGCATGGCGCGTTCATCGGCCGCGATCAGGCCGTGCCCGAGGGACTTTAG
- a CDS encoding ABC transporter substrate-binding protein — MKGWARLALAGLLVWAVSGIARADDLLKAKIGVLRLSSSAPVFIAQDKGYFRDARLDVELKFFDAAQPIAVATTSGDIDFGITAFTAGLYNLAGKGTLKVIGGMSREKAGYPLIGYFASNNAYAAGLKTPKDLAGKRVAVTQVGSSFHYSLGLLADKYGFKLSDVKVVPLQSLSNAAAALKGETVDAALLPVSTARTLMDTNGAKFLGWVGDETPWQLGAIFASPKTVTNAALVTRLLTALTRADHEYHDVILTSIKDGVAPINERTKPLLEIIAKYTNLPVEQVVGNCAYIDPDGKLDVKNVDNQIKWLQEQGFVDKGFDASAIIAKDHVKAD, encoded by the coding sequence ATGAAGGGATGGGCGCGGCTCGCACTCGCGGGTCTGCTGGTCTGGGCTGTGAGCGGCATCGCGCGGGCCGACGATCTCCTGAAAGCGAAGATCGGCGTCTTGCGCCTGTCATCCTCGGCGCCGGTGTTCATCGCGCAGGACAAGGGCTATTTCCGCGACGCCCGCCTCGACGTCGAGCTGAAATTCTTCGATGCAGCGCAGCCGATCGCGGTCGCGACCACCTCGGGCGACATCGATTTCGGCATCACCGCCTTCACCGCGGGCCTCTATAACCTCGCCGGCAAGGGCACGCTGAAGGTGATCGGCGGCATGAGCCGCGAAAAGGCCGGCTATCCCCTGATCGGCTATTTCGCCAGCAACAACGCCTACGCGGCGGGCCTCAAGACCCCGAAGGATCTGGCTGGCAAGCGCGTGGCGGTGACCCAGGTCGGCTCCAGCTTCCATTATTCGCTCGGCCTGCTCGCCGACAAATACGGCTTCAAACTGTCCGACGTGAAGGTCGTGCCGCTCCAGTCGCTGTCGAACGCGGCGGCGGCGCTGAAGGGCGAGACGGTCGACGCGGCGCTGTTGCCGGTCTCGACCGCGCGGACGCTGATGGACACGAATGGTGCGAAATTCCTCGGCTGGGTCGGCGACGAGACGCCGTGGCAGCTCGGCGCCATCTTCGCTTCGCCGAAGACGGTGACCAACGCAGCGCTGGTGACCAGGCTGCTCACCGCGCTCACCCGTGCCGACCACGAATATCACGACGTGATCCTCACATCGATCAAGGACGGCGTGGCGCCGATCAACGAGCGGACAAAACCGCTGCTCGAGATCATCGCCAAATACACCAACCTGCCGGTCGAGCAGGTGGTCGGCAACTGCGCCTATATCGACCCCGACGGCAAGCTCGACGTGAAGAACGTCGACAACCAGATCAAATGGCTGCAGGAGCAGGGTTTCGTCGACAAGGGGTTTGACGCCAGTGCGATCATCGCCAAGGATCATGTGAAGGCGGATTGA
- a CDS encoding ketopantoate reductase family protein yields MRICIFGAGAVGSHFAVRLARAGHDVSCVMRGPHLDAVRTNGLTLEVGGTRVTAKVKASADPAELGPQDVIISTLKATGIGALATGLLPLLQRDTAIVFAQNGIPWWYDLGLPPKHPAIPDLGFLDPGGRLRSAVPKERIIGGVIFSSNEVIAPGVAANLSPDRNRLLIGECDDRQSKRIAQLRAALNDASIESPEVTEIRETIWSKLLTNMSMSVLCLLTGLTARAVRDDPTLQDVIPRLLDEANAVATRYIPAVKRVTRSGPAPDHKPSILQDYELGRAMEIDVLVRAPGAFARAADLSTPMLDLMAALAIQKARDKDLYQG; encoded by the coding sequence ATGCGCATTTGCATTTTCGGCGCGGGCGCCGTCGGCAGCCATTTCGCGGTCCGGCTGGCACGCGCCGGCCACGATGTGTCCTGCGTGATGCGCGGGCCGCATCTCGACGCGGTCAGGACCAACGGATTGACGCTCGAGGTCGGCGGCACCAGGGTCACCGCAAAGGTAAAGGCGTCGGCCGATCCCGCCGAGCTCGGGCCGCAGGACGTCATCATCAGCACGCTGAAGGCCACCGGCATCGGCGCGCTCGCAACCGGGCTGTTGCCGCTGCTTCAGCGCGACACCGCGATCGTGTTCGCGCAGAACGGCATTCCCTGGTGGTACGATCTCGGCCTGCCGCCAAAACATCCCGCCATCCCCGATCTCGGCTTTCTCGATCCCGGCGGGCGTCTGCGCAGCGCCGTCCCGAAGGAACGGATCATCGGCGGCGTGATCTTCTCGTCCAACGAGGTGATCGCGCCCGGCGTGGCGGCGAACCTGTCACCGGATCGCAATCGCCTCCTGATCGGCGAGTGCGACGATCGGCAGAGCAAGCGCATCGCCCAGCTGCGTGCGGCGCTCAATGACGCCTCGATCGAATCGCCCGAGGTCACGGAAATCCGCGAGACGATCTGGTCGAAACTGCTCACCAACATGTCGATGTCGGTGCTCTGCCTGCTGACCGGGCTGACCGCACGTGCCGTCCGCGACGATCCGACACTGCAGGACGTCATCCCGCGCCTGCTCGACGAGGCCAATGCCGTGGCGACGCGCTACATCCCTGCGGTCAAGCGCGTCACCCGCAGCGGGCCGGCGCCCGACCACAAGCCCTCGATCCTGCAGGATTACGAGCTCGGCCGCGCCATGGAGATCGACGTGCTGGTGCGCGCACCGGGGGCGTTTGCCCGCGCTGCTGATCTCTCGACCCCGATGCTCGACCTGATGGCCGCGCTCGCGATCCAGAAGGCGCGTGACAAGGACCTGTATCAGGGCTGA
- a CDS encoding LysR family transcriptional regulator — translation MDTLVNLEAFLATADAGGFSAAARKLNVATSVVAKRVTQLEERIGTALFHRSTRQLRLTEAGQQYVHRARGVVADVGDLLSRMGEKQRDLTDHLRVKAPTSLTVARLADAFTIFQRQNRSVKLEIVMIDRPVDPVTEGFDIAIGAFPHSFGGVVDEPLCRLPRLVCASPVYLKKHGTPKHPRDLVDHRCLSFLPTGPEWPFEGPRGRINIQLRPILSSNEGRVLTQSAVAGNGIALLSHYLVADALRDGALQPVLTEFPIPELWVKAAVPERRINAAAVQALLKTLKKSLAQSL, via the coding sequence ATGGATACGCTGGTCAACCTTGAGGCCTTCCTCGCCACCGCCGACGCCGGCGGCTTCTCCGCCGCCGCGCGCAAGCTCAACGTCGCGACCTCAGTCGTCGCCAAGCGCGTCACCCAGCTCGAGGAACGGATCGGCACCGCGCTGTTCCATCGCTCGACCCGCCAATTGCGGCTGACCGAGGCCGGGCAGCAATATGTCCATCGCGCCCGCGGCGTGGTTGCCGATGTCGGCGATCTCTTGTCGCGGATGGGCGAGAAGCAGCGCGACCTCACTGATCACCTCCGCGTCAAGGCGCCGACCTCGCTGACGGTGGCGCGGCTCGCCGACGCCTTCACGATCTTCCAGAGACAGAACCGCAGCGTGAAGCTCGAGATCGTGATGATCGACCGCCCGGTCGATCCGGTGACTGAGGGTTTTGACATCGCGATCGGCGCATTCCCGCATTCCTTCGGCGGCGTCGTCGACGAGCCGCTGTGCCGGCTGCCGCGGCTCGTGTGCGCCTCGCCTGTGTATCTGAAGAAGCACGGCACACCGAAGCATCCGCGCGACCTGGTCGATCATCGCTGCCTCAGCTTCCTGCCGACCGGACCGGAATGGCCGTTCGAGGGGCCGCGCGGCCGCATCAATATCCAGCTGCGCCCGATTCTCTCTTCGAACGAGGGCCGCGTGCTGACGCAAAGTGCGGTCGCCGGCAACGGCATCGCCCTGCTCTCGCATTATCTGGTCGCGGACGCGCTGCGCGACGGCGCCTTGCAGCCGGTGCTCACTGAATTTCCGATCCCGGAACTATGGGTGAAGGCCGCCGTTCCGGAACGCCGCATCAATGCCGCCGCGGTGCAGGCGCTGCTGAAGACATTGAAAAAATCGCTGGCGCAATCGCTGTGA